A genomic segment from Pseudomonas mendocina encodes:
- a CDS encoding YkgJ family cysteine cluster protein gives MECRAGCGACCIAPSISSPIPGMPNGKPAGVRCIHLNAEFLCAIFGRPERPAVCAGFKAEEQLCADDRESAIRMLGWLEQATA, from the coding sequence ATGGAGTGTCGTGCCGGTTGCGGTGCCTGCTGCATCGCGCCTTCCATCAGCTCGCCGATTCCAGGTATGCCGAACGGCAAGCCGGCAGGTGTGCGCTGCATCCATCTCAATGCCGAGTTCCTCTGCGCCATTTTCGGCCGCCCTGAGAGGCCTGCTGTATGCGCGGGCTTCAAGGCGGAAGAACAGCTCTGCGCGGATGATCGCGAAAGCGCCATTCGCATGTTGGGGTGGCTGGAGCAGGCGACTGCCTGA